The following are from one region of the Streptomyces tuirus genome:
- the coaA gene encoding type I pantothenate kinase has translation MPRSAHRPRPEATPYVDLTRAEWSALRDKTPLPLTAEEVEKLRGLGDVIDLDEVRDIYLPLSRLLNLYVGATDGLRGALNTFLGEQGSQSGTPFVIGVAGSVAVGKSTVARLLQALLSRWPEHPRVELVTTDGFLLPTKELKARGLMSRKGFPESYDRRALTRFVADIKAGKDEVTAPVYSHLIYDIVPDKRLTVRRPDILIVEGLNVLQPALPGKDGRTRVGLADYFDFSVYVDARVEDVETWYLNRFRKLRATAFQDPSSYFRKYTQVSEEEALDYARTMWRTINRPNLVENIAPTRGRATLVLRKGPDHKVQRLSLRKL, from the coding sequence ATGCCCCGGAGCGCCCACCGGCCCCGCCCGGAGGCGACTCCCTACGTCGACCTCACCCGAGCCGAGTGGAGCGCGCTGCGTGACAAGACGCCGCTGCCGCTCACGGCTGAGGAGGTCGAGAAGCTGCGCGGTCTCGGCGACGTGATCGACCTCGACGAGGTGCGGGACATCTACCTCCCGCTGTCCCGCCTGCTCAATCTCTACGTCGGCGCCACGGACGGCCTCAGAGGCGCGCTGAACACGTTCCTGGGCGAGCAGGGCTCCCAGTCGGGCACCCCCTTCGTCATAGGGGTGGCCGGCTCGGTCGCGGTGGGCAAGTCGACGGTCGCCCGCCTCCTCCAGGCCCTGCTCTCGCGCTGGCCCGAGCATCCGCGCGTGGAGCTGGTCACCACCGACGGCTTCCTGCTCCCCACCAAGGAGCTCAAGGCCCGCGGCCTGATGTCCCGCAAGGGTTTCCCGGAGTCCTACGACCGCCGCGCCCTGACCCGCTTCGTCGCCGACATCAAGGCCGGCAAGGACGAGGTCACCGCGCCCGTCTACTCCCACCTGATCTACGACATCGTCCCCGACAAGCGGCTCACGGTCCGCCGCCCGGACATCCTGATCGTCGAGGGCCTGAACGTCCTCCAGCCCGCCCTGCCCGGCAAGGACGGCCGCACCCGGGTCGGTCTCGCCGACTACTTCGACTTCAGCGTGTACGTCGACGCCCGCGTCGAGGACGTCGAGACCTGGTACCTCAACCGCTTCCGCAAGCTGCGCGCGACCGCCTTCCAGGACCCCTCCTCGTACTTCCGCAAGTACACCCAGGTCTCGGAGGAGGAGGCCCTCGACTACGCCCGGACGATGTGGCGCACGATCAACCGGCCGAACCTGGTCGAGAACATCGCCCCGACCCGCGGCCGCGCCACCCTCGTCCTGCGCAAGGGCCCGGACCACAAGGTGCAGCGGCTCAGCCTGCGCAAGCTGTGA
- a CDS encoding ATP-binding cassette domain-containing protein — MTYAIEAEGLVKRFKETEALAGVDLAARKGTVLGLLGPNGAGKTTAVRIFATLLRPDGGRARVAGHDVVREAGFVRSLVGLTGQYAAVDENLTGTENLLLIGRLLGLPRREAKARAGELLERFQLTHAAGRAAKTFSGGMRRRLDLAASLVGRPSILFLDEPTTGLDPHSRGELWDLLRGLVADGATALLTTQYLNEADVLADDIVVIDKGRVIAEGTPDQLKAQVGGQVLELRPLAGQDLARAHTLVAGAAGPHARIEGEMVTAPVKDPELMPAVVRALDREGIAVGELALRRSSLDEVFLSLTGHRAEPGAAEEDGGAAVREDQELEKAVSRS, encoded by the coding sequence ATGACGTACGCGATTGAGGCGGAAGGCCTGGTCAAGCGGTTCAAGGAGACCGAGGCGCTGGCCGGCGTCGACCTGGCGGCCCGCAAGGGGACGGTGCTCGGGCTGCTGGGGCCCAATGGTGCGGGGAAGACGACCGCGGTGCGGATCTTCGCGACACTGCTGCGCCCGGACGGGGGCAGAGCCCGGGTGGCCGGTCACGACGTGGTCCGGGAGGCCGGGTTCGTCCGCTCCCTGGTCGGGCTGACCGGGCAGTACGCGGCGGTCGACGAGAACCTGACCGGCACGGAGAATCTGCTGCTCATCGGCCGGCTGCTGGGTCTGCCGAGGCGGGAGGCGAAGGCGCGGGCCGGTGAACTGCTGGAGCGGTTCCAGCTGACCCACGCGGCCGGGCGGGCCGCGAAGACCTTCTCGGGCGGCATGCGCAGACGCCTGGACCTCGCGGCCAGTCTGGTCGGCCGGCCCAGCATCCTCTTCCTCGACGAGCCGACCACGGGGCTTGATCCACACAGCCGTGGTGAGCTGTGGGACCTGCTGCGCGGCCTGGTCGCAGACGGTGCGACCGCCCTGCTGACCACGCAGTATCTGAACGAGGCCGATGTCCTCGCCGACGACATCGTGGTGATCGACAAGGGCCGCGTGATCGCCGAGGGCACGCCGGACCAGTTGAAGGCGCAGGTCGGGGGCCAGGTGCTGGAGCTCAGGCCGCTCGCCGGGCAGGACCTCGCGCGGGCGCACACACTGGTGGCCGGGGCCGCCGGGCCGCACGCCCGGATCGAGGGCGAGATGGTCACCGCCCCGGTGAAGGACCCCGAGCTGATGCCGGCCGTCGTGCGCGCGCTGGACCGGGAGGGCATCGCGGTCGGGGAGCTGGCCCTGCGCCGCTCCTCGCTCGACGAGGTCTTCCTGTCCCTGACCGGCCACCGCGCCGAGCCGGGCGCGGCCGAGGAGGACGGCGGCGCGGCCGTCCGGGAGGATCAGGAACTGGAGAAGGCGGTGAGCCGGTCATGA
- a CDS encoding ABC transporter permease, producing MTATATTLTAPVTASGRVPPLAGLRQTFTMAWRSLVAVKHNPLELVDYSITPIMFVFLFTYVLGGQMAGSPEAYLKYALPGIIVQNTLFMTMYTAMALNTDLTKGVFDRLRSLPIARSAPLIGRITADLAKHLWALLLMIGLGLALGFRITGGFGGFLLGTLLVVVFAAAVSWSAVLIGMLAGDAEKVQAFAFTIIFPITFTSSAFVVVDTMPGWLQAWSDVNPVTHLSDAFRGLLLGGAVAEPVLWSLVWAAGIALVFYPLAMRAYRAKV from the coding sequence ATGACCGCAACCGCCACCACCCTCACCGCGCCGGTGACCGCGTCGGGCCGGGTGCCTCCTCTGGCCGGGCTGCGGCAGACCTTCACGATGGCCTGGCGGAGTCTGGTCGCCGTCAAGCACAACCCGCTCGAACTGGTCGACTACAGCATCACGCCGATCATGTTCGTGTTCCTGTTCACCTATGTGCTGGGCGGGCAGATGGCCGGCTCGCCCGAGGCGTATCTGAAGTACGCGCTGCCCGGGATCATCGTGCAGAACACCCTGTTCATGACGATGTACACGGCGATGGCGCTCAACACCGACCTCACCAAGGGCGTCTTCGACCGGCTGCGCAGTCTGCCCATCGCCCGCTCCGCTCCGCTGATCGGCCGGATCACCGCGGACCTCGCGAAGCACCTGTGGGCGCTGCTGCTGATGATCGGCCTCGGTCTGGCGCTCGGTTTCCGCATCACCGGCGGCTTCGGCGGCTTCCTGCTCGGCACCCTGCTGGTGGTGGTGTTCGCCGCGGCCGTCTCCTGGAGCGCGGTGCTGATCGGGATGCTGGCCGGCGACGCCGAGAAGGTCCAGGCGTTCGCGTTCACGATCATCTTCCCGATCACCTTCACCAGCAGCGCGTTCGTCGTCGTCGACACGATGCCCGGCTGGCTCCAGGCGTGGAGCGACGTCAATCCGGTGACCCATCTGTCGGACGCGTTCCGGGGGCTGCTGCTGGGCGGGGCGGTGGCGGAGCCGGTGCTGTGGTCGTTGGTGTGGGCGGCGGGCATCGCCCTGGTGTTCTATCCGTTGGCCATGCGGGCCTATCGGGCGAAAGTCTGA
- the glmS gene encoding glutamine--fructose-6-phosphate transaminase (isomerizing), which yields MCGIVGYVGPQSALEVVMAGLKRLEYRGYDSAGVAVLADGGLATAKKAGKLLNLEKELDGRPLPAGTTGIGHTRWATHGGPTDTNAHPHIDNAGRVAVVHNGIIENFAPLRAELAERGHDLASETDTEVVAHLLAEEFSSCADLAEAMRLVCRRLEGAFTLVAVHADEPDVVVGARRNSPLVVGVGQGEAFLASDVAAFIAHTRSAIELGQDQVVELRRDGVTVTGFDGRPADVRSYHVDWDASAAEKGGYDYFMLKEIAEQPKAVADTLLGRIDGSGSLTLDEVRIPPRVLRETDKVVIVACGTAFHAGMIAKYAIEHFTRLPCEVELASEFRYRDPILDAQTLVIAISQSGETMDTLMALRHAREQGSKVLAICNTNGSTIPRESDAVLYTHAGPEVAVASTKAFLTQLVACYLVALYLGQVRGTKWGDEIRAVIRDLSSISGAVEQVLGTMEPVRELARTLASKKTVLFLGRHVGYPVALEGALKLKELAYMHAEGFAAGELKHGPIALIEEDLPVVVVVPSPRGRSVLHDKIVSNIQEIRARGARTIVIAEEGDEAVVPYADHLVRIPATPTLLQPLVATVPLQVFACELATARGNEVDQPRNLAKSVTVE from the coding sequence ATGTGTGGAATCGTGGGATACGTGGGGCCGCAGTCCGCGCTCGAGGTCGTGATGGCCGGGCTCAAGCGGCTGGAGTACCGGGGGTACGACTCGGCGGGCGTCGCCGTCCTGGCCGACGGCGGGCTGGCGACGGCGAAGAAGGCCGGGAAGCTGCTCAACCTGGAGAAGGAGCTGGACGGCAGGCCGCTGCCGGCCGGCACGACGGGCATCGGGCACACCCGGTGGGCCACGCACGGCGGGCCTACGGACACCAACGCCCACCCGCACATCGACAACGCGGGCCGGGTCGCGGTGGTGCACAACGGCATCATCGAGAACTTCGCCCCGCTGCGTGCCGAACTCGCGGAGCGCGGCCACGACCTGGCCTCCGAGACGGACACCGAGGTCGTCGCGCATCTGCTCGCCGAGGAGTTCTCCTCCTGCGCGGATCTCGCCGAGGCGATGCGGCTGGTGTGCCGGCGGCTGGAGGGCGCGTTCACGCTGGTCGCGGTGCACGCCGACGAGCCGGACGTGGTGGTGGGCGCGCGGCGGAACTCACCGCTGGTGGTCGGCGTCGGTCAGGGCGAGGCCTTCCTCGCCTCGGACGTCGCCGCGTTCATCGCCCACACCCGTTCGGCGATCGAGCTCGGCCAGGACCAGGTGGTGGAGCTGCGCCGGGACGGCGTGACGGTGACGGGCTTCGACGGCCGCCCGGCCGACGTGCGCTCCTACCACGTCGACTGGGACGCCTCGGCCGCCGAGAAGGGCGGCTACGACTACTTCATGCTCAAGGAGATCGCCGAGCAGCCCAAGGCGGTCGCCGACACGCTCCTGGGCCGGATCGACGGGTCCGGTTCGCTGACGCTGGACGAGGTGCGGATCCCCCCGCGGGTGCTGCGGGAGACCGACAAGGTCGTCATCGTCGCCTGCGGTACGGCCTTCCACGCCGGGATGATCGCCAAGTACGCGATCGAGCACTTCACGCGGCTGCCCTGCGAGGTGGAGCTGGCGAGCGAGTTCCGCTACCGGGATCCGATCCTGGACGCGCAGACGCTGGTCATCGCCATCTCCCAGTCCGGCGAGACCATGGACACGCTGATGGCGCTGCGGCACGCCCGCGAGCAGGGCTCCAAGGTGCTGGCGATCTGCAACACCAACGGTTCGACGATTCCCCGTGAGTCGGACGCGGTGCTGTACACGCACGCCGGGCCGGAGGTGGCCGTCGCCTCGACCAAGGCGTTCCTGACGCAGCTCGTGGCGTGCTACCTGGTCGCCCTGTACCTCGGTCAGGTGCGGGGCACGAAGTGGGGCGACGAGATCCGGGCGGTGATCCGCGACCTGTCGTCGATCTCCGGTGCGGTGGAACAGGTGCTGGGCACGATGGAGCCGGTGCGGGAGCTGGCGCGCACGCTGGCCTCGAAGAAGACGGTGCTGTTCCTCGGCCGGCACGTGGGGTATCCGGTGGCGCTCGAAGGGGCGCTGAAGCTCAAGGAACTCGCCTATATGCACGCGGAGGGGTTCGCGGCCGGGGAGCTGAAGCACGGGCCGATCGCACTGATCGAGGAGGACCTGCCGGTGGTCGTGGTGGTGCCGTCGCCGCGCGGGCGGTCGGTGCTGCACGACAAGATCGTGTCCAACATCCAGGAGATCCGGGCGCGGGGTGCGCGCACGATCGTGATCGCCGAGGAGGGTGACGAGGCGGTCGTGCCGTACGCGGATCACCTGGTCCGGATCCCCGCCACGCCGACCCTGCTGCAGCCGCTCGTCGCGACGGTGCCGCTCCAGGTGTTCGCCTGCGAGCTCGCGACGGCCCGGGGGAACGAGGTGGACCAGCCGCGGAACCTGGCCAAGTCGGTCACGGTGGAGTGA
- a CDS encoding holo-ACP synthase: MSIIGVGIDVAEIERFAASLERTPALAARLFVARELLLPSGERRGVASLAARFAAKEALAKALGAPPGLLWTDAEVCVEDSGQPRLRVSGTVAARAAELGVRGWHVSLSHDAGVASAVVIAEG, from the coding sequence ATGAGCATCATCGGGGTCGGCATCGACGTTGCCGAGATCGAGCGGTTCGCGGCTTCACTGGAGCGTACGCCCGCGTTGGCGGCGCGGCTGTTCGTGGCGCGGGAGTTGCTGCTGCCCAGCGGGGAGCGGCGGGGCGTCGCCTCCCTCGCCGCGCGCTTCGCGGCCAAGGAGGCACTGGCCAAGGCGCTCGGCGCCCCGCCCGGGCTGCTGTGGACGGACGCCGAGGTGTGTGTCGAGGACAGCGGGCAGCCCCGGCTGCGGGTGAGCGGGACGGTGGCCGCGCGGGCCGCCGAGCTCGGCGTGCGCGGCTGGCACGTCTCCCTGAGCCATGACGCGGGGGTGGCCTCCGCCGTGGTGATCGCGGAGGGCTGA
- a CDS encoding NAD(P)H-hydrate dehydratase: MRTAYSVETVRNAERELMARLPEGALMQRAAAGLAAACADLLGRVYGSRVVLLVGSGDNGGDALYAGARLARRGAGVTAVLLAPERTHAAGLAALRRAGGRVAGAGDGEALVEGADLVVDGIVGIGGKGGLRSDAVPLAAAAGRSRGAVVAVDLPSGVDADTGEVHGHAVRADLTVTFGTHKPGLLIDPAREYAGSVRLVDIGLELPVEPELEALQHEDVARLLPVPGAESDKYRRGVVGIAAGSARYPGAAVLAVSGALRGGAGAVRYVGPAGHAVIARFPETLVSDQGPKHAGRVQAWVVGPGAGDDAVTVAEVLAADVPVLIDADGLRLADAEVVRGRRAPTLMTPHAGEAAALLGVERAEVEGGRLAAVRELARRYGATVLLKGSTTLVADSGGGAVRVNPTGTGWLATAGSGDVLSGLGGSLLAAGLSAVDAGSVGAYLHGLAGRLAADGAPVGAHDVADAVPEAWRNVLG, translated from the coding sequence ATGCGTACTGCGTACAGCGTGGAGACGGTCCGGAACGCCGAACGGGAGCTGATGGCGCGGCTGCCGGAGGGGGCGCTGATGCAACGCGCCGCCGCCGGGCTCGCCGCGGCCTGCGCCGACCTGCTGGGGCGGGTGTACGGCAGCAGGGTCGTGCTGCTGGTCGGCAGTGGTGACAACGGGGGTGACGCCCTGTACGCCGGGGCCAGGCTGGCCCGCCGCGGGGCCGGGGTCACGGCGGTGCTGCTCGCGCCGGAGCGGACGCACGCGGCGGGGCTCGCGGCGTTGCGGCGGGCCGGGGGGCGGGTCGCGGGCGCCGGCGACGGGGAGGCGCTCGTCGAGGGCGCGGACCTCGTCGTCGACGGGATCGTCGGGATCGGCGGGAAGGGCGGGCTGCGGTCGGACGCGGTGCCGTTGGCCGCCGCCGCCGGGCGCTCGCGCGGTGCCGTCGTCGCCGTCGACCTGCCTAGCGGTGTCGACGCCGACACCGGCGAGGTGCACGGGCATGCCGTACGGGCCGATCTGACCGTGACGTTCGGGACGCACAAGCCGGGGCTCCTGATCGATCCGGCACGGGAGTACGCGGGGTCGGTGCGGCTCGTCGACATCGGGCTGGAGCTGCCGGTCGAGCCGGAGCTGGAGGCGTTGCAGCACGAGGACGTGGCCCGGCTGCTGCCGGTGCCGGGGGCGGAGAGCGACAAGTACCGGCGGGGCGTGGTCGGGATCGCCGCCGGATCGGCGCGCTACCCGGGGGCCGCGGTGCTCGCCGTCTCGGGCGCGCTGCGGGGCGGGGCCGGGGCCGTGCGCTACGTCGGGCCGGCCGGGCACGCCGTCATCGCGCGGTTTCCCGAGACGCTCGTGTCGGATCAGGGGCCGAAGCACGCCGGGCGGGTGCAGGCGTGGGTCGTCGGGCCGGGGGCCGGGGACGACGCGGTGACGGTGGCGGAGGTACTGGCGGCGGACGTGCCGGTGCTGATCGACGCGGACGGGTTGCGGCTGGCGGACGCGGAGGTCGTGCGGGGGCGGCGGGCGCCGACGCTGATGACGCCGCACGCGGGGGAGGCGGCGGCCCTGCTGGGTGTGGAGCGGGCGGAGGTCGAGGGTGGCCGGCTGGCGGCGGTCCGGGAGCTGGCGCGGCGGTACGGGGCGACGGTGTTGCTGAAGGGATCCACGACGCTGGTGGCCGACTCGGGGGGTGGGGCGGTGCGGGTGAATCCGACGGGGACGGGGTGGCTGGCCACGGCCGGGAGCGGGGACGTGCTGTCGGGGCTGGGCGGGTCGTTGCTGGCGGCGGGGTTGTCGGCGGTGGACGCGGGGAGTGTGGGGGCGTATCTGCACGGGCTCGCCGGGCGGTTGGCGGCGGATGGGGCGCCGGTGGGGGCGCATGATGTGGCGGATGCGGTTCCGGAGGCTTGGCGGAATGTTCTTGGCTGA
- the alr gene encoding alanine racemase — protein sequence MSERTATSAPLRARAEIDLAALRANVRALRAHAPGAAVMAVVKSEAYGHGAVPCARAAVAAGASWLGTATPEEAFALRAAGLRGRIMCWLWTPGGPWREAIEAELDVSVSGMWALEEIVAAAREAGRPARVQLKADTGLGRSGCQPGDDWAALVGAALRAEAEGLLRVTGLWSHFACADEPGHPSIAAQLGVFREMVAYAEGQGVRPEVRHIANSPATLTLPESHFDLVRTGIATYGISPSPELGTPADFGLRPVMTLSASLALVKRVPGGHGVSYGHHYVTPGATTLGLVPLGYADGIPRHASSAGPVLVEGKWRTVAGRVAMDQFVVDLGGDEPAAGDEAVLFGPGDRGEPTAEDWAQAAGTIAYEIVTRIGTRVPRVYVNEERDG from the coding sequence ATGAGCGAGAGAACAGCCACGTCCGCGCCCCTGCGGGCCCGGGCCGAGATCGATCTGGCCGCCCTGCGGGCCAATGTGCGGGCTCTGCGCGCCCATGCGCCGGGCGCGGCCGTGATGGCCGTGGTGAAGTCCGAGGCGTACGGACACGGGGCCGTGCCGTGTGCCCGGGCCGCCGTAGCCGCCGGGGCGAGCTGGCTGGGCACGGCCACGCCCGAGGAGGCCTTCGCCCTGCGCGCCGCCGGGCTGCGGGGCCGCATCATGTGCTGGCTGTGGACGCCCGGCGGCCCCTGGCGCGAGGCGATCGAGGCCGAGTTGGACGTGTCCGTGAGCGGGATGTGGGCCCTGGAGGAGATCGTCGCGGCGGCCCGGGAAGCCGGCCGGCCCGCCCGCGTCCAGCTCAAGGCCGACACCGGGCTCGGACGCAGCGGGTGCCAGCCCGGGGACGACTGGGCCGCGCTGGTCGGTGCGGCGCTGCGGGCCGAGGCCGAGGGGCTGCTGCGCGTGACGGGGCTGTGGTCGCACTTCGCCTGTGCCGACGAGCCCGGGCATCCCTCCATCGCCGCCCAGCTCGGCGTGTTCCGCGAGATGGTCGCGTACGCCGAGGGACAGGGCGTACGGCCAGAGGTCCGGCACATCGCCAACTCGCCGGCCACGCTCACGCTCCCCGAGAGCCACTTCGACCTGGTCCGCACCGGCATCGCCACCTACGGCATCTCGCCCAGCCCCGAGCTGGGCACCCCGGCCGACTTCGGGCTGCGCCCCGTGATGACGCTGTCCGCCTCGCTGGCCCTGGTCAAGCGCGTACCGGGCGGGCACGGCGTCAGCTACGGCCACCACTACGTGACACCCGGCGCGACCACCCTCGGCCTGGTGCCGCTGGGCTACGCCGACGGCATCCCGCGGCACGCCTCCTCGGCCGGGCCGGTCCTCGTCGAGGGCAAGTGGCGCACGGTCGCCGGGCGGGTCGCGATGGACCAGTTCGTGGTCGATCTTGGGGGCGACGAGCCCGCGGCGGGGGACGAGGCGGTCCTCTTCGGGCCCGGGGACCGCGGGGAGCCCACCGCGGAGGACTGGGCCCAGGCGGCCGGAACCATCGCCTACGAGATCGTGACCCGGATCGGAACGCGTGTTCCGCGCGTCTATGTGAATGAGGAACGGGACGGGTAA
- a CDS encoding alpha/beta fold hydrolase encodes MSESSAEVVADVASAAVAASAAGAAGGWRRATGIAGVAIGVVATGAAAGVALERMTVGRGMRQKARLALDSAGPYGSLRGMPGKAFADDGTELYYEVDDLDPEAAPAAIGPRRRRLFGRKSPAPVTVVFSHGYCLSQDSWHFQRAALRGVVRTVHWDQRSHGRSGRGVAQGRDDEPVTIEQLGRDLKAVIDAAAPEGPLVLVGHSMGGMTVMALADQYPELIRERVVGVAFVGTSSGRLGEVNYGLPVAGVNVVRRVLPGVLKALGQRAELVEKGRRATADLFAGIIKRYSFASRDVDPAVARFAERMIESTPIDVVAEYYPAFNDHDKTEALAHFAELPVLVLAGVQDLVTPSEHSEAIADLLPDAELVLVPDAGHLVMLEHPEVVTDRLADLLTRTGAVPAGATVKGYGSTSTAQPG; translated from the coding sequence GTGAGCGAGAGCAGTGCGGAGGTCGTCGCGGACGTCGCCTCCGCAGCCGTCGCGGCCTCCGCCGCGGGGGCGGCGGGAGGCTGGCGCCGTGCGACCGGCATCGCCGGCGTGGCGATAGGCGTGGTGGCCACGGGCGCGGCCGCCGGTGTCGCCCTGGAACGGATGACGGTCGGCCGCGGCATGCGCCAGAAGGCCCGGCTCGCCCTGGACTCGGCCGGGCCGTACGGCTCGCTGCGCGGCATGCCGGGCAAGGCGTTCGCCGACGACGGCACCGAGCTGTACTACGAGGTCGACGACCTCGACCCGGAGGCCGCACCGGCCGCCATCGGCCCGCGCCGCCGGCGGCTCTTCGGCCGCAAGTCACCCGCTCCCGTCACCGTGGTCTTCAGCCACGGCTACTGCCTGAGCCAGGACTCCTGGCACTTCCAGCGGGCGGCCCTGCGGGGCGTCGTGCGGACCGTGCACTGGGACCAGCGCAGCCACGGCCGGTCCGGTCGTGGCGTGGCCCAGGGGCGGGACGACGAGCCGGTCACGATCGAGCAGCTGGGCCGGGACCTCAAGGCCGTCATAGACGCGGCGGCCCCCGAGGGCCCGCTCGTGCTCGTCGGGCACTCGATGGGCGGCATGACGGTCATGGCGCTGGCGGATCAGTACCCCGAGCTGATCCGCGAGCGGGTCGTCGGGGTCGCCTTCGTGGGGACGTCCTCCGGGCGGCTCGGCGAGGTCAACTACGGCCTGCCGGTCGCCGGGGTCAACGTGGTGCGGCGCGTGCTGCCCGGAGTGCTGAAGGCGCTGGGGCAGCGGGCCGAGCTGGTGGAGAAGGGACGCCGGGCGACCGCGGACCTGTTCGCCGGGATCATCAAGCGGTACTCCTTCGCGTCCCGGGACGTCGACCCCGCCGTCGCCCGGTTCGCCGAGCGGATGATCGAGAGCACGCCGATCGACGTGGTCGCCGAGTACTACCCGGCGTTCAACGACCACGACAAGACCGAGGCGCTCGCCCACTTCGCGGAGCTGCCCGTGCTCGTCCTGGCCGGGGTGCAGGATCTGGTCACGCCGAGTGAGCACAGCGAGGCCATCGCCGACCTGCTCCCCGACGCCGAGCTGGTCCTGGTGCCGGACGCGGGCCACCTGGTGATGCTGGAACACCCGGAAGTGGTCACCGACCGCCTCGCCGACCTGCTCACCCGCACGGGTGCCGTGCCCGCAGGGGCTACCGTGAAGGGCTATGGAAGCACCAGCACCGCACAGCCCGGCTGA
- the tsaE gene encoding tRNA (adenosine(37)-N6)-threonylcarbamoyltransferase complex ATPase subunit type 1 TsaE yields the protein MEAPAPHSPAESGSVQIVVTSPEQMRELGRRLAKLLRAGDLVMLSGELGAGKTTLTRGLGEGLGVRGAVTSPTFVIARVHPSLGEGPPLVHVDAYRLSGGLDEMEDLDLDVSLPDSVVVVEWGEGKVEELTEDRLQVVIHRAVGDTTDEVRQMTVTGLGERWAEADLSVLAA from the coding sequence ATGGAAGCACCAGCACCGCACAGCCCGGCTGAGTCCGGATCCGTCCAGATCGTCGTCACGTCCCCCGAGCAGATGCGGGAGCTGGGCCGCCGGCTCGCGAAACTGCTGCGCGCCGGTGACCTGGTGATGCTCAGCGGCGAGCTCGGCGCGGGCAAGACGACGCTGACCCGTGGTCTGGGCGAGGGGCTCGGCGTGCGCGGGGCCGTCACCTCGCCGACGTTCGTGATCGCCCGGGTGCACCCCTCGCTGGGCGAGGGGCCGCCGCTGGTCCACGTCGACGCCTATCGCCTCTCCGGCGGTCTGGACGAGATGGAGGACCTCGACCTCGACGTCTCGCTGCCCGACTCCGTGGTGGTCGTGGAGTGGGGCGAGGGCAAGGTCGAGGAGCTGACCGAGGACCGGCTCCAGGTCGTGATCCACCGGGCGGTCGGCGACACGACCGACGAGGTCCGGCAGATGACGGTCACCGGTCTGGGGGAACGCTGGGCCGAGGCGGACCTGAGCGTGCTCGCCGCCTGA
- the tsaB gene encoding tRNA (adenosine(37)-N6)-threonylcarbamoyltransferase complex dimerization subunit type 1 TsaB, whose protein sequence is MLLLALDTATPAVTVALHDGRDVITSSSQVDARRHGELLLPAIDRVFAEAGLRLDAVTGIVAGIGPGPYTGLRVGLMTADTFGLALGVPVHGVCTLDGLAYAADLEGPFVVATDARRKEVYWARYSDSRTRVTDPAVDRPADIAEQVEGLPAIGAGALLYPDTFPKAHEPEHVSAAALARLAAEKLAAGEELPAPRPLYLRRPDAQVPKNYKVVTPK, encoded by the coding sequence GTGCTCTTGCTCGCTCTGGATACCGCCACGCCCGCCGTCACCGTCGCGCTGCACGACGGACGCGATGTCATCACCTCCTCGAGTCAGGTGGACGCGCGCCGGCACGGGGAACTGCTGCTGCCGGCGATCGACCGGGTCTTCGCCGAGGCCGGTCTGCGGCTCGACGCCGTCACGGGGATCGTCGCCGGGATCGGTCCGGGACCGTACACCGGGCTGCGCGTCGGCCTGATGACCGCGGACACCTTCGGGCTCGCGCTCGGTGTCCCCGTGCACGGCGTGTGCACGCTGGACGGCCTCGCCTACGCCGCCGACCTGGAGGGCCCGTTCGTCGTCGCGACCGACGCCCGCCGCAAGGAGGTGTACTGGGCCCGCTACAGCGACTCCCGGACCCGGGTCACCGACCCGGCCGTGGACCGGCCCGCCGACATCGCCGAGCAGGTCGAGGGGCTGCCCGCGATCGGTGCGGGCGCGCTGCTGTACCCGGACACCTTCCCCAAGGCGCACGAGCCGGAGCACGTGTCCGCCGCCGCCCTCGCCCGGCTGGCCGCCGAGAAGCTGGCGGCCGGCGAGGAACTCCCCGCGCCCCGGCCGCTCTACCTGCGCCGCCCCGACGCCCAGGTCCCCAAGAACTACAAGGTGGTCACCCCCAAGTGA